The following proteins are co-located in the Primulina tabacum isolate GXHZ01 chromosome 11, ASM2559414v2, whole genome shotgun sequence genome:
- the LOC142519242 gene encoding NAC domain-containing protein JA2L-like encodes MGLQETDPLSQLTLPPGFRFYPTDEELLVQYLCRKVAGHQFSLQIIGDIDLYKFDPWDLPSKAVFGEKEWYFFSPRDRKYPNGSRPNRVAGSGYWKATGTDKIITTQGRKVGIKKALVFYIGKAPKGTKTNWIMHEYRLSESPRKSGTSRLDDWVLCRIYKKNSSGQKPAISGVQSKEYSHGSSSSCSSQYDDVLESLPVIDDRFLSLPSVNPMSNFPHEDQKLNLQQLSSGNFDWATLAGLTSFTEFVPAQQVGPTQNQQMNANGGNEMYAPSLPQIGSSFVEDEVDSRIRSQRILDNSRFFPGNPSPFTPSFSNGFDPFRVRPPTHGSGFGLSQ; translated from the exons ATGGGACTCCAAGAAACCGACCCGCTTTCACAGCTGACGTTGCCTCCCGGATTCCGGTTCTACCCGACTGATGAAGAGCTTTTGGTGCAGTACCTTTGCAGAAAAGTTGCAGGCCATCAATTCTCTCTGCAGATAATCGGTGATATCGATTTGTATAAATTTGATCCTTGGGATCTACCAA GCAAAGCTGTATTTGGAGAAAAAGAATGGTATTTTTTCAGTCCAAGAGACAGAAAGTATCCGAATGGATCGCGGCCAAATAGAGTTGCAGGCTCTGGATACTGGAAAGCCACCGGGACTGATAAGATCATCACAACACAAGGAAGAAAAGTCGGTATAAAAAAAGCTCTCGTTTTTTACATTGGAAAGGCACCTAAAGGGACAAAAACCAATTGGATTATGCACGAGTACAGGCTTTCTGAATCTCCAAGAAAGAGCGGCACCTCTAGG CTGGATGATTGGGTCCTGTGCCGAATTTACAAAAAGAATTCAAGTGGGCAGAAACCCGCCATCTCTGGAGTCCAGAGCAAGGAGTATAGTCACGGTTCGTCTTCGTCTTGTTCATCTCAGTATGACGACGTTTTGGAGTCCTTGCCGGTCATTGATGACCGTTTCTTGTCTCTGCCAAGCGTGAATCCCATGAGCAACTTTCCGCATGAAGATCAGAAGCTGAATCTGCAGCAATTGAGCTCCGGGAATTTTGATTGGGCCACTTTAGCTGGACTTACCTCGTTTACCGAATTCGTTCCAGCCCAGCAAGTTGGTCCAACCCAGAATCAACAGATGAACGCAAATGGAGGAAATGAAATGTACGCCCCTTCCTTGCCTCAAATTGGGAGTAGTTTTGTCGAAGACGAAGTAGATAGCAGGATCCGATCTCAACGCATATTGGACAATTCCAGATTTTTCCCTGGCAACCCGAGTCCGTTCACTCCGAGCTTTTCCAACGGGTTTGATCCGTTCCGAGTTCGTCCCCCGACCCACGGCAGCGGATTCGGGCTTTCCCAATGA